A DNA window from Halococcus salifodinae DSM 8989 contains the following coding sequences:
- a CDS encoding M28 family metallopeptidase yields MSDTDRALGAAWRDEFPWQFLTRLCEIDDRLGGHPGERRAADLVAAGLESAGIGPTIEPFEMQRWTRGRAELAVSMSPAGHNGFAAGEPIDRSFETFALPYSPAGDVHGELVDVGHGTPDEIDAADVGGKVALASTDSPAGERRVHRMEKLGHAAAAGAAAFVFHNHRPGQLPPTGALRFDHEAAIPGIGVSHETGAWLTEYADRGADTSIAVAATTEQSESQNVVGSLGPDTDEEIVLLAHYDAHDVAEGALDNGCGITVAVAAARILADLDLDCGVRVAGVGCEELGLMGSAALAEAVDLDRVKAVVNVDGAGRHRDLHAITHTADAMADAAERVSDHTAQPISVSDRPHPYSDHWPFLHEGVPALQLHSHRAGEAGRWERGWTHTRADTRDKADPRILREHAMLAALLVRELTTVDPDRVDTDALRERLHEDGAEPGMRAAGVWPDSWE; encoded by the coding sequence ATGAGCGACACCGACCGCGCCCTCGGTGCGGCGTGGCGCGACGAGTTCCCGTGGCAGTTCCTGACGCGACTCTGTGAGATCGACGACCGCCTCGGCGGCCATCCGGGCGAGCGCCGGGCCGCCGACCTCGTCGCCGCTGGATTGGAGAGCGCCGGGATCGGGCCCACGATCGAACCTTTCGAGATGCAGCGCTGGACGCGCGGGCGCGCAGAACTCGCGGTCAGCATGTCGCCAGCAGGCCACAACGGTTTCGCGGCGGGCGAGCCGATCGATCGCTCCTTCGAGACGTTTGCGCTGCCGTACTCGCCGGCCGGCGACGTTCACGGCGAGCTGGTCGACGTCGGCCATGGAACGCCCGACGAGATCGATGCCGCCGATGTCGGGGGGAAGGTGGCGCTCGCGAGCACCGACTCGCCGGCGGGCGAGCGTCGAGTCCACCGAATGGAGAAGCTCGGACACGCCGCGGCCGCTGGCGCGGCAGCGTTCGTCTTCCACAACCACCGCCCCGGCCAGCTCCCGCCCACCGGGGCGCTCCGGTTCGATCACGAGGCCGCGATCCCCGGAATCGGCGTGAGCCACGAGACCGGCGCGTGGCTCACCGAGTACGCAGACCGCGGGGCGGACACGTCCATCGCTGTGGCGGCGACGACCGAGCAGAGCGAGAGTCAGAACGTTGTCGGTTCTCTGGGCCCCGATACCGACGAGGAGATCGTGCTGCTCGCCCACTACGACGCCCACGATGTCGCGGAGGGCGCGCTCGATAACGGCTGCGGGATCACGGTCGCGGTCGCCGCCGCTCGCATCCTCGCCGATCTCGATCTCGACTGCGGGGTTCGAGTAGCGGGCGTGGGCTGTGAGGAGCTCGGCCTGATGGGCAGCGCGGCGCTCGCCGAGGCCGTCGATCTCGACCGCGTGAAAGCGGTCGTCAACGTCGACGGAGCCGGCCGCCACCGCGACCTCCACGCGATCACCCACACTGCCGACGCGATGGCCGATGCGGCCGAGCGCGTGAGCGATCACACCGCCCAGCCGATCTCGGTGAGCGACCGTCCCCATCCCTACAGCGACCACTGGCCGTTTCTCCACGAGGGTGTGCCGGCGCTCCAGCTCCACAGCCACCGCGCGGGCGAGGCCGGCCGGTGGGAGCGCGGCTGGACCCACACCCGGGCCGACACCCGCGATAAAGCCGATCCCCGCATCCTCCGTGAGCACGCAATGCTCGCCGCGCTCCTCGTCCGCGAACTCACGACGGTCGACCCCGACCGCGTCGACACCGACGCTCTCCGCGAACGCCTCCACGAGGACGGCGCGGAGCCGGGGATGCGCGCGGCGGGCGTCTGGCCCGACAGCTGGGAGTGA